The genome window TTGAATTGCTTCCCCATCCAGCAAGGAAAACACCGAAGATAATTAGAGAGGAAACTGCAAAGAAATAAATAATCCCAACGGATAGGTCTGATATATAAATATTTTTTGCAGCAGGTAAAACTGAGAAAGCAAGGAGTGCTCCGATAAAAACAATTATAGGAGCAATATTAAAAATAGTTTTATCTGCTTGTTCAGGAACAATATCTTCTTTTAAAAAAAGTTTTAAAACATCAGCAACTGGCTGTAAAAATCCATGGGGTCTTCCAACATAGTAGGGTCCTACTCTTGTATGAATTCTTGCAGCAAACTTTCTTTCAAACCATGTCAAATAAAGCACAATTGTTAATGTAACTAAAATATAAATTGTTGTTATTAAAATTATATTTCCCATTTTTTACCTCCTATCTATCTACATCACCAAAAACTGGATCAAGGGAACCAAGTATTGCAACGACATCAGCTACAAGGTGATCTTTTAAAAGGTAGGGTAAAACTGAAAGGTTTGAAAATGAAGGTGCTCTTATTTTTACTCTATAAGCTGTAGGTTTTCCGTCTGAATAAATATAATAACCAAGTTCACCCCTTGGAGATTCAATAGCTCTATACACTTCTCCAGGGGGTGTTTTTACAGCAACCTTTACCTTAACAGGCATCTGGGAAGCAATGGGACCCTCAGGTAGTCCCTCTAAAGCCTGTCTTATTATTTTTATTGACTGTCTCATCTCTTCAATTCTGACCCTGAATCTATCAAAGACATCTCCATTATTAAAAACAGGAATTTCAAAATCAAATTTATCATAAGAAGAGTAAGGGTGAGCTTTTCTTAGATCATATTTTACACCGGAACCTCTTAGAACAGGTCCTGAACAACCGTATTCCAGTGCAATTTCTTTTGGCAATATCCCTACTCCCTTTGTTCTATCAAGAAATACAGGATTATTTATAAGCATATCTTCATATTCATCAATTCTTTTCTCAAGTAAATCAAGGGTTTCCTTAATATCCTTATCCATTCCAGGATAAACATCGTATCTAACACCTCCAAACTGCATAAGATGGGGATGGAGTCTTGAACCTGTCATTCTTTCAAAAATATCGAGCACCTTTTCCCTTTCCCTGAAACAGAATAAAAATACCGATGTTCCTCCACCTAAGGCACCACCCAGATCAAGACAGAATGTTCCGAGCCATACAAGGTGGGATGCAATTCTTGAAAGCTCAGAAAACATTACTCTTATGTATTGAGCCCTTTCTGGAACCTCTATATTGGCAAGAGATTCAACAGCAAGAACAAATCCAAATTCATTTGTTGTGGCAGAAAGGTAATCATTTCTATCAAGCATGGGTAAAAATTGGACATAGGTATAAGTTTCCCCAAGTTTTTCAACCCCCCTGTGCAAATATCCGATGTCAGGTTTTGCCTCAACAATTTTTTCACCTGAAAGTTTTAAAATAATCCTTAACACCCCGTGTGTTGAGGGGTGTTGAGGACCCATATTTAAAACTATTTCCTCTTCAGGTTCAAAGGTTTTAATTTTTTCTTCCATTTAAAATTCCCTCCTTAAAACTTCTCTTTTTCTGTAATCATACTTTTCAGGTGCTTTATTTATTGGGTAATCCTTTCTTAAAGGATGACCTTCCCAGTCAGGAGGTAAAACTATTCTTCTCAAATCAGGATGATTTTCAAACTCTATTCCAAATAAATCGTAAATTTCTCTTTCCATCCAGTCAGCACCTTTATAGTATTTATAAGCTGAAGGAATTTTTTCATTTTCCAATATTTTTGTTTTTAAAAGTAAAATTTCAGGTTCTTCTAAATTTCTAACACAATAAATAATTTCAAATTCTCTTTTCTCAGGAAAATGGCAGGCTGTAATGAAGGAAAGATAGGGAAAGTTTTCTTTAACTTTTTCCATTACATGGAAAAATTCCTTTTTTTCAAAAATTAAAATTCCATCTTTTGTTTCCTCAAGGTTAAGTTCTCTTTTTATTACCTCTTTCT of candidate division WOR-3 bacterium contains these proteins:
- a CDS encoding NADH-quinone oxidoreductase subunit D, giving the protein MEEKIKTFEPEEEIVLNMGPQHPSTHGVLRIILKLSGEKIVEAKPDIGYLHRGVEKLGETYTYVQFLPMLDRNDYLSATTNEFGFVLAVESLANIEVPERAQYIRVMFSELSRIASHLVWLGTFCLDLGGALGGGTSVFLFCFREREKVLDIFERMTGSRLHPHLMQFGGVRYDVYPGMDKDIKETLDLLEKRIDEYEDMLINNPVFLDRTKGVGILPKEIALEYGCSGPVLRGSGVKYDLRKAHPYSSYDKFDFEIPVFNNGDVFDRFRVRIEEMRQSIKIIRQALEGLPEGPIASQMPVKVKVAVKTPPGEVYRAIESPRGELGYYIYSDGKPTAYRVKIRAPSFSNLSVLPYLLKDHLVADVVAILGSLDPVFGDVDR
- a CDS encoding NADH-quinone oxidoreductase subunit C, coding for MKKEVIKRELNLEETKDGILIFEKKEFFHVMEKVKENFPYLSFITACHFPEKREFEIIYCVRNLEEPEILLLKTKILENEKIPSAYKYYKGADWMEREIYDLFGIEFENHPDLRRIVLPPDWEGHPLRKDYPINKAPEKYDYRKREVLRREF